One Fibrobacter sp. UWB13 DNA window includes the following coding sequences:
- the rpoC gene encoding DNA-directed RNA polymerase subunit beta': MAEEMTEQFGDISIHLASPDLIRYWSYGEVTKPETINYRSFKPEKDGLFCEKIFGPVKNWECNCGKFKRIRYKGVICDRCGVEVTHSKVRRERMGHIELAIPLTHTWFVRNQPCVIGALLNLNTKDLDHIIYYEKYVVIDPGTTDLEPNSLIDEAQYQDLVAEGREFEAKMGASAIKQLLDRVDLTKLSEELRLQATSKSKTKQDDAVKRLKVVEAFKKSQMESFRSYYKNPDPARDASKAWLKGLAEAVAEFKVDYEAKHSDFVLADAYEEFRHKYPNEARLLANQPSWMILDVLPVIPPDLRPLVPLEGGRFATSDLNELYRRVINRNNRLKKLIDIRAPNVILCNEKRMLQEAVDQLFDSGRRTARAGSARPLKSLAELLKGKQGRFRMNLLGKRVDYSGRSVIVVGPELRMHQCGLPKRMALELYKPFIIQRLEEEGIVYTLKSAKKYVDAERPEVWDILEQIIEDHPVMLNRAPTLHRLGIQAFYPKLIEGNAIRLHPLVCTAFNADFDGDQMACHLPLSFETQLECRVLMLSSNNILHPASGQPIAVPGQDIVLGLYYLTKPRPNRKGEGMHFYDPAEAVRAYENDVVDLNANVYLKLPAGRKIYMGALEKDCTCIREMADDNGNLEVQVKAGEKIKFLTLKEDNVIKTTVGRIIFNEFVPNALGYANETFGKKVIAKSIDDLYRRTGNRVTVDYLDDLKANGYKWATRAGSSVAIAEMVIPKEKQEMLDKAAEQVSKIRALYEDGVITDGERYNQTIDVWSKTTSDVAAKQWDLLSHDRDGFNPVYMMADSGARGSREQIKQLSGMRGLMQKPIKQLGGQEVIENPIKSCFREGLNVMEYFISSHGARKGLADTALKTADAGYLTRRLVDVGQDLVITEPDCGTTNGIEVSAFKDGDDTVIPLEERLLGRAPVDDIKHPVTGEVIVKAGELVTERDLPKISATGLEHIKMRSVLTCDSKTGVCAKCYGRMLASGRPVDLGEAVGVLAAQSIGEPGTQLTLRTFHIGGASSRLTVESDKKATVDGHIELEQVETVDHEGQKVVVSRMGELVIFDTTGINKGRYQIPYGAILHVENNATVKKGESMFEWDPYNSPIITNVSGTIAFSNLIENRTYRIERDEMTEVETWIVISDKQHGKNQLRPVIVINDDRGEKVGHFMLPDGAILAVHQGDRVTSGQVIAKLPRAAGKTRDITGGLPRVAELFEARVPKNKAFIAPVDGLVKYGNEVRNNQEVIIQQMDGNEVKVLVPRGIHLAVNDGDRVRAGQKISEGSVDPHDILDVLGPEDVQRHLVNEIQAVYRLQGVAIADKHIECIVRQMMRKVRITDPGESEFLPGEEISKIRLRTENERLRALGKAEAKYQPMLLGITKASLATDSFISAASFQETQKILTRASIEGCVDPLMGLKENVIMGRLIPCGTGARHLRNVQVIDADADEMEERSRLQNVQAENYDSGSGIQLLDNEIGSSDEEDSDN; encoded by the coding sequence ATGGCTGAAGAAATGACTGAACAGTTTGGCGACATTTCTATTCATCTCGCCTCCCCGGACCTGATCCGTTACTGGTCCTATGGCGAAGTGACAAAGCCGGAAACGATTAACTACCGTTCCTTCAAGCCTGAAAAGGATGGTCTTTTCTGCGAAAAGATCTTTGGACCGGTTAAGAACTGGGAATGCAACTGCGGTAAGTTCAAGCGCATCCGCTACAAGGGCGTCATCTGCGACCGTTGCGGCGTTGAAGTGACTCACTCCAAGGTCCGTCGCGAACGCATGGGCCACATCGAACTTGCTATCCCTCTGACCCACACCTGGTTCGTCCGTAACCAGCCGTGCGTCATCGGTGCACTCCTCAACCTCAATACTAAGGACCTCGACCATATCATCTACTACGAAAAGTACGTGGTGATTGATCCGGGTACGACCGACCTCGAACCGAACTCCCTGATCGACGAAGCTCAGTATCAGGACCTCGTTGCCGAAGGCCGTGAATTTGAAGCCAAGATGGGCGCATCTGCTATCAAGCAGTTGCTCGACCGCGTCGACTTGACCAAGCTCTCCGAAGAACTCCGCTTGCAGGCTACTTCCAAGTCCAAGACCAAGCAGGATGACGCCGTGAAGCGCCTCAAGGTCGTCGAAGCCTTCAAGAAGTCCCAGATGGAAAGCTTCCGCAGCTACTACAAGAATCCGGATCCGGCCCGCGACGCAAGCAAGGCCTGGCTCAAGGGTCTTGCCGAAGCTGTTGCCGAATTCAAGGTAGACTACGAAGCCAAGCACTCCGACTTTGTGCTTGCCGACGCCTACGAAGAATTCCGCCACAAGTATCCGAACGAAGCTCGTTTGCTCGCTAACCAGCCGTCTTGGATGATCCTCGACGTTCTTCCGGTTATCCCGCCTGATCTTCGTCCGCTCGTACCGCTCGAAGGTGGCCGCTTTGCTACCTCCGACTTGAACGAACTCTATCGCCGTGTCATCAACCGCAACAACCGCTTGAAAAAGTTGATTGACATCCGTGCCCCTAACGTGATTCTCTGCAACGAAAAGCGTATGCTCCAGGAAGCTGTCGACCAGCTGTTCGATAGCGGCCGCCGCACCGCTCGTGCTGGTTCTGCACGTCCGCTCAAGAGCCTCGCTGAACTCCTCAAGGGTAAGCAGGGCCGCTTCCGTATGAACTTGCTCGGTAAGCGTGTTGACTACTCCGGCCGTTCCGTGATTGTCGTGGGACCGGAACTTCGCATGCACCAGTGCGGTCTCCCGAAGCGCATGGCTCTTGAACTTTACAAGCCGTTCATCATCCAGCGCTTGGAAGAAGAAGGCATTGTCTACACGCTCAAGTCTGCTAAGAAGTACGTTGACGCAGAACGTCCTGAAGTTTGGGACATTCTCGAACAGATTATTGAAGACCACCCGGTCATGTTGAACCGCGCTCCGACGCTTCACCGCTTGGGTATCCAGGCCTTCTATCCAAAGCTCATCGAAGGTAACGCGATTCGCCTCCACCCGCTCGTCTGTACAGCATTCAACGCTGACTTCGACGGTGACCAGATGGCTTGCCATCTTCCGCTTAGCTTCGAAACTCAGCTCGAATGCCGCGTGTTGATGCTTTCTTCGAACAACATTCTTCACCCGGCTTCCGGTCAGCCGATCGCTGTGCCGGGCCAGGACATCGTGCTAGGGCTCTACTACCTGACCAAGCCGCGTCCGAACCGCAAGGGTGAAGGCATGCACTTCTACGACCCGGCCGAAGCCGTTCGCGCTTACGAAAACGACGTCGTGGATTTGAACGCCAATGTTTACTTGAAGCTCCCGGCAGGTCGCAAGATCTATATGGGTGCTCTCGAAAAGGATTGCACCTGCATCCGCGAAATGGCTGATGACAATGGCAATCTCGAAGTCCAGGTCAAGGCTGGCGAAAAGATTAAGTTCCTCACCCTTAAGGAAGACAACGTCATCAAGACGACAGTCGGCCGTATCATCTTCAACGAATTTGTCCCGAACGCTCTTGGCTACGCCAACGAAACCTTCGGCAAGAAGGTGATTGCAAAGTCCATTGACGACCTCTATCGTCGTACCGGCAACCGCGTGACCGTCGACTACCTCGATGACCTCAAGGCTAACGGTTACAAGTGGGCAACGCGCGCTGGTTCTTCTGTGGCTATCGCCGAAATGGTGATCCCGAAGGAAAAGCAGGAAATGCTCGACAAGGCTGCCGAACAGGTTTCCAAGATTCGCGCCCTTTACGAAGACGGTGTCATTACTGACGGCGAACGTTATAACCAGACGATCGACGTGTGGTCCAAGACGACGTCCGACGTTGCTGCCAAGCAGTGGGACTTGCTCTCTCACGACCGTGACGGTTTCAACCCGGTCTACATGATGGCTGACTCCGGCGCTCGTGGTAGCCGTGAACAGATTAAGCAGCTGTCCGGTATGCGTGGTTTGATGCAGAAGCCGATCAAGCAGCTCGGTGGTCAGGAAGTTATTGAAAACCCGATTAAGTCCTGCTTCCGTGAAGGCTTGAACGTGATGGAATACTTCATTTCGTCTCACGGTGCTCGTAAGGGTCTTGCTGATACCGCTCTTAAGACGGCTGACGCTGGTTACCTTACCCGTCGTCTCGTGGACGTGGGTCAGGACCTCGTGATTACCGAACCGGACTGCGGCACGACGAACGGTATCGAAGTTTCCGCATTCAAGGACGGTGACGATACGGTCATTCCTCTTGAAGAACGTCTCCTCGGTCGTGCTCCGGTCGATGACATCAAGCACCCGGTGACGGGCGAAGTGATCGTGAAGGCTGGCGAACTCGTCACCGAACGTGACCTCCCGAAGATTTCTGCTACGGGTCTTGAACACATCAAGATGCGCTCCGTGCTCACTTGCGACTCCAAGACGGGTGTCTGCGCCAAGTGCTACGGCCGTATGCTTGCTTCCGGTCGTCCGGTTGACCTCGGCGAAGCTGTTGGCGTGCTTGCTGCACAGTCCATCGGTGAACCGGGTACGCAGCTTACCCTCCGTACGTTCCATATCGGTGGTGCTTCTTCCCGTTTGACGGTTGAAAGCGACAAGAAGGCTACAGTCGATGGCCACATCGAACTCGAACAGGTCGAAACAGTCGACCACGAAGGCCAGAAGGTTGTCGTCTCCCGTATGGGCGAACTCGTTATTTTCGATACGACCGGCATTAACAAGGGTCGTTACCAGATTCCGTATGGTGCAATCTTGCACGTCGAAAACAATGCTACCGTCAAGAAGGGCGAAAGCATGTTCGAATGGGATCCGTATAACAGCCCGATTATCACGAACGTGTCTGGTACGATCGCATTTAGCAATCTTATTGAAAACAGAACTTACCGTATTGAACGCGATGAAATGACCGAAGTTGAAACTTGGATCGTCATCAGCGACAAGCAGCACGGTAAGAACCAATTGCGTCCGGTTATCGTCATCAACGACGACCGTGGCGAAAAGGTTGGCCACTTCATGTTGCCTGACGGCGCTATCCTCGCCGTGCATCAGGGTGACCGCGTTACTTCCGGTCAGGTTATCGCAAAGCTTCCGCGTGCAGCTGGTAAGACCCGCGATATTACCGGTGGTCTTCCGCGCGTCGCTGAACTCTTCGAAGCTCGCGTTCCGAAGAACAAGGCATTCATCGCACCGGTTGACGGTCTCGTCAAGTACGGTAACGAAGTGCGCAACAACCAAGAAGTTATTATTCAGCAGATGGATGGCAACGAAGTGAAAGTGCTGGTTCCGCGTGGTATCCATCTGGCGGTCAATGACGGTGACCGTGTCCGTGCTGGTCAGAAGATCAGCGAAGGCAGTGTGGATCCGCACGATATCCTCGACGTTCTCGGACCCGAGGATGTGCAGCGCCACTTGGTGAACGAAATCCAGGCGGTTTACCGCTTGCAAGGTGTGGCTATTGCAGATAAGCACATCGAATGTATCGTTCGTCAGATGATGCGCAAGGTCCGCATTACAGATCCGGGTGAATCCGAATTCTTGCCTGGCGAAGAAATTTCCAAGATCCGTCTCCGTACCGAAAACGAACGTCTGCGCGCTCTCGGTAAGGCCGAAGCTAAGTATCAACCGATGCTCCTTGGTATCACTAAGGCTTCTTTGGCAACGGACAGCTTCATCTCTGCTGCTTCGTTCCAGGAAACCCAAAAAATCCTTACTCGCGCCTCCATCGAAGGCTGCGTGGATCCGCTCATGGGTCTTAAGGAAAACGTGATTATGGGTCGACTTATTCCGTGCGGTACTGGTGCCCGTCACTTGAGGAACGTCCAAGTGATCGATGCCGATGCCGACGAAATGGAAGAACGCTCTCGTTTGCAGAATGTACAGGCTGAAAATTACGACTCTGGTTCCGGAATCCAGCTCTTGGATAACGAAATCGGCTCTTCTGACGAGGAAGATTCGGATAATTAA
- the rpoB gene encoding DNA-directed RNA polymerase subunit beta produces MTTERKSYSSNKFHLELPYLIEVQKASYEQFLQKDIPQEKRMNVGLERVFRDIFPITDDKDLYSLKYEGYYFGIPKYSIPECRERGLTYSMELFATLSLQVFEKDGEESKLKEEIKNDVLVCELPIMTENGTFIINGAERVVVSQLHRSPGVSFDEEMQPNGRSDYKSRIIPHRGAWVEFNTEGDILYLIIDRKKKIAATAMLRCIGFETTQDILNLFYKKTDEIVLDDAAFSDFDKEGVCTLINRIIFNDVVDEETGEIILEANTVIDDKKLERLRESSVEKITVLSKEEDNLLIHYTLAADKTKSREDALKAVYSVTHQQQEEAPNLQTAERYFDELFLNDPHKYDLGEVGRYRLNAKVYTAAILAKVKEVAERFDRVNEFKMPSVTQMTMSKTDFLAIIEYMVGLFNGDEGYTLDDIDHLGNRRTRSVGELLAGQISVGLSRMSRVIRENLSLHSEEEQTTPRELVNTRMVSTVVQAFFGQSQLSQFMDQMNPLSELTHKRRLSALGPGGLTRERAGFEVRDVHYTHYGRLCPIETPEGPNIGLINSLASYAVVNHFGFIETPYRIVGLVEFKDAQGNKCYFPEEKWHFGIFKGFVHDPHLFVELELTQKEIDTVRLNLDNRQRELFEGFVNKVFQLKDADGNISYSKNGFALDDFDGTPDYVQVGDVVEQIVSDYISYLTADEEDSFKVAPASTELDENNRFKGDMDGYVIVRDKSEYPHLMKQDSIAIGDNETERIDLMDVAPMQIVSVAAGLIPFLEHDDANRALMGSNMQRQAVPLLRAEAPVVGTGLERRAALDSGTVVRAKHDGKVTFVDARNITVQRGKMVNGVFEPLTGLGENYEFLGKDPIDEYTLRKFERSNQDSCINQKPIVNVGDFVKVGDVLADGVSTDHGELALGKNILIGFLPWNGYNYEDAVIISEELAIKDTFTSIHIEEYEMEVRDTKRGPEELTREIPNVGEDALRNLDENGVIRVGAEVGPDDILVGKVTPKGETELTPEERLLRAIFGEKAGDVRDSSLKAPPGMKGVVLETRIFSKKDKADKKSKEKDQETIEEIRQNFQSQIDRIKDACREHLFDLLAGKSAGKVMDNETHELLIREGQTYNEQNLRLIDVTKVSPLSTFVVDDDDLQDKVLSLVLVARDNLDTLTRTMEKEIDKVTKGDELKPGVLKSVKVYIAKKRCLSIGDKMAGRHGNKGVVSRIVPVEDMPFTEDGRPLQILLNPLGVPSRMNIGQVLEVHLGWAAKTLGFKVTTPVFDGAKFEDICKELEKAYQKNPIVNYEMDPDNNKIIGKAKLYDGKTGEALLNPVTIGYMYYLKLGHLVDDKIHARSIGSYALVTQQPLGGKSQFGGQRFGEMEVWAMEAYGAAYTLQELLTVKSDDVQGRSKVYDAIVKGQNTPKPGIPESFNVMIREVHSLGLDIETTGDK; encoded by the coding sequence ATGACGACGGAGCGAAAGTCTTATTCCTCCAACAAGTTCCACCTGGAACTCCCGTACCTGATCGAAGTCCAGAAGGCTTCGTACGAGCAATTCCTTCAAAAGGACATTCCGCAAGAAAAAAGGATGAATGTCGGGCTTGAACGCGTGTTCCGCGATATCTTCCCGATCACCGATGACAAGGATCTGTATTCCTTGAAGTATGAAGGATATTATTTCGGCATCCCGAAATACAGCATCCCCGAATGCCGTGAGCGCGGTCTCACGTATTCCATGGAACTTTTTGCTACTCTCTCCCTCCAGGTGTTCGAAAAGGACGGAGAAGAAAGCAAGCTCAAGGAAGAAATCAAGAACGATGTCTTGGTTTGCGAACTTCCTATCATGACCGAGAACGGAACGTTTATCATTAACGGCGCCGAACGCGTCGTCGTTTCGCAGTTGCACCGTTCTCCTGGTGTGAGCTTTGACGAAGAAATGCAACCCAACGGCCGCTCCGACTACAAGAGCCGTATTATTCCGCACCGCGGCGCATGGGTTGAATTCAACACCGAAGGCGACATCCTTTACCTCATCATCGACCGCAAGAAGAAGATCGCCGCTACCGCTATGCTTCGCTGCATCGGTTTCGAAACGACTCAGGACATCCTGAACCTCTTCTACAAGAAGACTGACGAAATCGTTCTCGACGATGCCGCATTCAGTGACTTTGACAAGGAAGGTGTCTGCACCCTCATCAACCGCATCATCTTCAACGATGTCGTTGACGAAGAAACGGGTGAAATCATCCTCGAAGCTAACACTGTCATCGACGACAAGAAGCTCGAACGCCTCCGCGAAAGTAGTGTCGAAAAGATCACCGTGCTTTCCAAGGAAGAAGACAACCTCCTCATCCACTACACGCTCGCTGCCGACAAGACGAAGTCCCGCGAAGACGCCCTCAAGGCTGTCTACTCCGTGACCCACCAGCAGCAGGAAGAAGCTCCGAACCTCCAGACCGCCGAACGCTACTTCGACGAACTCTTCCTCAACGACCCGCACAAGTACGATCTTGGCGAAGTCGGTCGTTACCGCTTGAACGCAAAGGTTTACACCGCTGCTATTCTTGCCAAGGTTAAGGAAGTTGCTGAACGCTTCGACCGCGTCAACGAATTCAAGATGCCGTCTGTGACCCAGATGACGATGAGCAAGACTGACTTCCTCGCTATCATCGAATACATGGTCGGCCTCTTCAACGGCGATGAAGGCTACACACTTGACGATATCGACCACTTGGGCAACCGTCGTACACGTTCCGTGGGCGAACTCCTTGCCGGTCAGATTTCCGTCGGCCTCTCCCGTATGTCTCGCGTCATCCGCGAAAACCTTTCTCTCCATTCCGAAGAAGAACAGACGACTCCGCGCGAACTCGTGAATACTCGCATGGTCTCTACTGTCGTCCAGGCATTCTTTGGCCAGAGCCAGTTGTCCCAGTTCATGGACCAGATGAACCCGCTTTCTGAACTTACTCACAAGCGTCGTCTCTCCGCTCTCGGTCCTGGTGGTCTTACCCGTGAACGTGCAGGCTTCGAAGTCCGTGACGTTCACTACACGCACTATGGCCGTCTCTGCCCGATCGAAACTCCGGAAGGTCCGAACATCGGTCTTATCAACTCCCTCGCATCTTACGCCGTGGTGAACCACTTCGGCTTCATCGAAACCCCGTACCGTATTGTGGGTCTCGTTGAATTCAAGGACGCTCAGGGCAACAAGTGCTACTTCCCGGAAGAAAAGTGGCATTTCGGCATCTTCAAGGGCTTCGTTCATGATCCGCACCTCTTCGTGGAACTTGAACTCACCCAGAAGGAAATCGACACTGTTCGCCTGAACCTCGACAACCGCCAGCGCGAATTGTTCGAAGGCTTCGTAAACAAGGTGTTCCAGCTCAAGGATGCCGACGGTAATATTTCTTATAGCAAGAACGGCTTTGCCCTCGATGATTTCGACGGCACTCCGGACTACGTGCAGGTGGGCGACGTCGTGGAACAGATTGTTTCCGACTACATCAGCTACCTCACTGCAGACGAAGAAGACTCCTTCAAGGTCGCTCCGGCTTCTACCGAACTTGACGAAAACAACCGCTTCAAGGGCGACATGGACGGCTATGTCATCGTCCGCGACAAGAGTGAATACCCGCACTTGATGAAGCAGGACTCCATCGCTATTGGCGACAACGAAACTGAACGTATCGACCTCATGGACGTTGCCCCGATGCAGATTGTGTCTGTGGCTGCTGGTCTTATTCCGTTCCTTGAACACGATGACGCTAACCGTGCATTGATGGGTTCTAACATGCAGCGCCAGGCTGTGCCTCTGCTCCGCGCCGAAGCTCCGGTCGTGGGTACTGGCCTCGAACGCCGCGCCGCTCTCGACTCGGGTACGGTTGTCCGTGCAAAGCACGACGGTAAGGTCACGTTTGTCGACGCTCGCAACATCACTGTGCAGCGCGGCAAGATGGTGAACGGCGTATTTGAACCGCTCACTGGTCTTGGCGAAAACTATGAATTCCTCGGCAAGGATCCGATTGACGAATACACGCTCCGCAAGTTTGAACGTTCCAACCAGGATTCCTGCATCAACCAGAAGCCGATTGTTAACGTTGGCGACTTCGTGAAGGTCGGCGACGTCTTGGCTGACGGTGTTTCTACTGACCACGGCGAACTCGCTCTCGGTAAGAACATCCTCATCGGCTTCCTCCCGTGGAACGGTTATAACTACGAAGACGCTGTCATTATCTCCGAAGAACTTGCCATCAAGGACACGTTCACTTCTATCCATATCGAAGAATACGAAATGGAAGTCCGCGACACCAAGCGCGGTCCGGAAGAATTGACTCGTGAAATTCCGAACGTCGGTGAAGACGCTCTCCGTAACCTCGACGAAAACGGCGTGATCCGCGTCGGTGCTGAAGTCGGTCCGGACGATATCCTCGTCGGTAAGGTTACCCCGAAGGGCGAAACCGAACTCACTCCGGAAGAACGTTTGCTCCGTGCCATCTTCGGCGAAAAGGCCGGCGATGTGCGTGACTCTTCCCTCAAGGCTCCTCCGGGAATGAAGGGCGTCGTGCTCGAAACCCGTATCTTCAGCAAGAAGGACAAGGCCGACAAGAAGAGCAAGGAAAAGGATCAGGAAACGATCGAAGAAATTCGTCAGAATTTCCAGAGCCAGATCGACCGCATCAAGGATGCATGCCGTGAACACTTGTTCGACCTCCTCGCAGGCAAGTCTGCTGGCAAGGTCATGGACAACGAAACTCACGAACTCCTCATCCGCGAAGGTCAGACTTATAACGAACAGAACCTCAGACTCATCGACGTGACGAAGGTCTCTCCGCTCTCCACATTCGTTGTGGATGACGATGACCTCCAGGACAAGGTGCTCTCTCTCGTTCTCGTCGCTCGCGACAACCTCGATACCCTTACCCGCACGATGGAAAAGGAAATCGACAAGGTCACGAAGGGTGACGAACTCAAGCCGGGCGTTCTCAAGAGCGTCAAGGTCTACATCGCAAAGAAGCGTTGCCTCTCCATCGGTGACAAGATGGCAGGTCGCCACGGTAACAAGGGTGTCGTCTCGAGAATCGTTCCGGTCGAAGACATGCCGTTCACTGAAGACGGTCGTCCGCTCCAGATTCTTCTGAACCCGCTGGGCGTGCCTTCTCGTATGAACATCGGTCAGGTGCTTGAAGTTCACTTGGGCTGGGCTGCAAAGACTCTCGGCTTCAAGGTGACGACTCCTGTGTTCGACGGTGCCAAGTTCGAAGATATCTGCAAGGAACTCGAAAAGGCTTACCAAAAGAACCCGATCGTGAACTACGAAATGGATCCGGATAACAACAAGATTATCGGTAAGGCCAAGCTTTACGACGGCAAGACCGGTGAAGCCCTCCTCAACCCGGTGACCATCGGTTACATGTACTACCTCAAGCTCGGTCACTTGGTCGACGACAAAATCCACGCACGTTCTATCGGTAGCTACGCTCTCGTGACGCAGCAGCCGCTTGGCGGTAAGAGCCAGTTCGGTGGTCAGCGCTTCGGTGAAATGGAAGTGTGGGCTATGGAAGCTTACGGCGCCGCTTATACGTTGCAGGAACTCCTCACCGTCAAGTCTGACGATGTGCAGGGCCGTTCCAAGGTCTATGACGCCATTGTCAAGGGTCAGAATACTCCGAAGCCGGGTATCCCTGAATCCTTCAATGTTATGATTCGCGAAGTTCATTCTTTGGGTCTTGATATCGAGACCACTGGAGACAAGTAA
- the rplL gene encoding 50S ribosomal protein L7/L12 encodes MATDIKALGDQIVGLTLLEAKALADYLKETHGIEAAAGGAVVMAAAAAAPAEEKTEFDVILAEIDPAKKMAILKEVRAITGLGLAEAKKVVETANSVIKEAAPKADAEALKKKLEELGAKVTLK; translated from the coding sequence ATGGCAACTGATATCAAGGCATTGGGCGATCAAATCGTTGGTCTTACCCTTCTCGAAGCCAAGGCTTTGGCTGACTACCTTAAAGAAACCCACGGCATCGAAGCCGCTGCCGGTGGCGCTGTAGTTATGGCTGCAGCAGCTGCAGCTCCTGCTGAAGAAAAGACCGAATTCGACGTCATCCTCGCCGAAATCGATCCGGCCAAGAAGATGGCTATCCTCAAGGAAGTTCGTGCTATCACGGGTCTCGGCCTCGCTGAAGCTAAGAAGGTCGTCGAAACTGCCAACAGCGTCATCAAGGAAGCTGCACCGAAGGCTGACGCCGAAGCTCTCAAGAAGAAACTCGAAGAACTCGGAGCAAAGGTTACCCTTAAGTAA
- the rplJ gene encoding 50S ribosomal protein L10 translates to MKAVVKKQQTVDALVESFKGATAVYLLNFQGITVDKDNALRKALAAKGVKYHAVKNTLLKRVLEALKVEGLNDSLTGATSVMVGFEEDPLLPAREIEAFHKANPDFLVAKSIYLDGKAMPGSEVVNLSKIPDRKGMIAMIVSIALGPGSTIAGQLKTLQEKLEKESGSEAAPAAAEA, encoded by the coding sequence ATGAAAGCTGTAGTTAAAAAACAACAGACCGTGGACGCGCTCGTCGAGTCCTTCAAGGGCGCTACCGCCGTCTATCTGCTCAATTTCCAGGGCATCACTGTCGATAAGGACAATGCCCTCCGCAAGGCCCTCGCTGCTAAGGGTGTCAAGTACCACGCTGTGAAGAACACTCTTCTCAAGCGCGTGCTCGAAGCTCTCAAGGTTGAAGGTCTCAACGACTCCCTCACTGGCGCAACGTCTGTGATGGTCGGTTTCGAAGAAGACCCGCTCCTGCCGGCTCGCGAAATTGAAGCATTCCACAAAGCAAACCCTGATTTCTTGGTTGCCAAGAGCATTTACCTTGATGGCAAGGCAATGCCGGGCTCCGAAGTCGTGAACCTCTCCAAGATTCCGGATCGTAAGGGCATGATCGCAATGATCGTCTCTATCGCTCTCGGACCTGGCTCCACGATCGCCGGTCAGCTCAAGACCCTCCAGGAAAAACTGGAAAAAGAATCGGGTTCCGAAGCAGCCCCTGCTGCAGCGGAAGCTTAA
- the rplA gene encoding 50S ribosomal protein L1 — MFRGKKYKKIAESFDRTKAYDLKEAIEILKKSELKFDQTVEVHFNLGVDPKHSDQVVRGTVVLPHGTGRQVRVLVFCKDNNLEVAKAAGADYAGGADLVQKIQEGWLDFDAVVATPDMMPVISKVARVLGPRGMMPSPKAGTVTVNVAQTVKELKAGKISYRVDKGANVHAPVGKLSFTADQLVENTKSVIDSVVKNKPQSSKGTYIKSLTLTATMAPGIKLDMALTR; from the coding sequence ATGTTCAGAGGAAAAAAATACAAAAAGATTGCTGAATCTTTCGATCGCACCAAGGCGTACGATTTGAAGGAAGCAATCGAAATACTCAAAAAGTCCGAATTGAAGTTCGACCAGACGGTCGAAGTACACTTCAATCTCGGTGTGGACCCAAAACATTCCGACCAAGTGGTTCGTGGCACTGTCGTGCTTCCGCATGGTACCGGTCGTCAGGTCCGCGTCTTGGTGTTCTGCAAGGACAACAACCTTGAAGTTGCCAAAGCCGCAGGTGCTGACTACGCTGGTGGTGCCGACTTGGTTCAGAAGATTCAGGAAGGCTGGCTGGATTTCGACGCCGTCGTTGCTACTCCCGACATGATGCCGGTGATTAGTAAAGTCGCACGTGTCCTCGGTCCTCGTGGTATGATGCCGAGCCCCAAGGCTGGTACGGTGACTGTTAACGTCGCTCAGACCGTCAAGGAACTCAAGGCCGGTAAGATTTCCTACCGCGTTGACAAGGGCGCTAACGTCCACGCTCCGGTTGGCAAGCTTTCCTTCACTGCCGATCAGCTCGTTGAAAACACGAAGTCTGTTATCGACTCTGTTGTGAAGAACAAGCCTCAATCTTCTAAGGGCACTTACATCAAGAGCCTCACATTGACGGCTACGATGGCCCCGGGCATCAAACTTGATATGGCACTGACGCGCTAG
- the rplK gene encoding 50S ribosomal protein L11, protein MAKKITGYIKLQIPGGAANPAPPVGPALGQKGVNIMEFCKQFNAKTQNDKGMIVPVVITVYADKSFTFITKVSPVPALIKKATGVQSGSGEPNRKKVGKITQAQITEIAQKKMPDLNTIDLEAAKRMVAGTARSMGIEVVD, encoded by the coding sequence GTGGCAAAGAAAATCACAGGTTATATTAAGCTCCAGATTCCCGGTGGTGCAGCTAACCCAGCTCCTCCGGTAGGTCCTGCCCTTGGTCAGAAGGGCGTGAACATCATGGAGTTCTGCAAACAGTTTAACGCAAAGACCCAGAATGACAAGGGCATGATTGTGCCGGTCGTCATCACGGTCTATGCTGATAAGAGCTTTACCTTCATCACGAAGGTCTCGCCGGTTCCGGCCCTCATCAAGAAGGCTACTGGCGTGCAGAGCGGCTCTGGTGAACCCAACCGTAAGAAAGTTGGCAAGATCACTCAAGCCCAGATCACGGAAATCGCCCAAAAGAAGATGCCGGATCTAAACACAATCGACCTCGAAGCCGCCAAGCGCATGGTTGCGGGCACTGCTCGTTCCATGGGTATTGAAGTGGTTGACTGA